ctccaaactgtcaatatcccaaacccctcctttaaagtggaaCCCCAGTTTTTGTCCAGTCTGGTTATCATACAATTAAGTTTTCGACCACTTTTTTCAGAGAAATTTTCCCCATTTTCATACATCCGCTTGGAAACTGTCCATACCAGACGCGTCCGCCTGGCTGTGGAACACAGTTGCTCATACGTTCATGACTCAGTTTGCCTTTGTTGctcgtagagggtggtagtgatggtggtagaggttggtagtgatggtggtagagggtggtagtaatggtggtagagatagccttccctccctttcccctcctcaccgtcttccatatgctaacaagagtcttcaataaaggtaaaagtgatttaaatgttcatttatccatttcattagtgctttatatttatttctaattgttttctgtatgtaaaactatagttattttctataaaaaaaaattttttttgttaatatttttgggtgtctggaacagattaattggatttccattatttcttatgggaaatattacttcagttttcgtacaaatCGGTTTTCGATCGACCTTCTGAAATGGATTAAAGACAaaaaccagggttccactgtagtgAACGAAAGATAATTTAGTGCAACTATGTAGAAGAAATTAACATGCAGGATTAAATAATTTAACAATTATGGCATATATTACAGCACCCATATAGCACAAATCAGAGCTGAAATTTTTAATATACTTACGCATTCCTGGGTACTGCTGCATGCCTGGGAATGTGGGCGCAGATGGGGTTACTGGTCCAGAATAATCTGCAGGTGGGATGTTAGGGTTGTATGGAAGCTGACCAGGGAATGTTAGTGCAGTAGGATTGTCTGGGTAGCCAGAAGGTGGTAGCTGACCTGGGTAGCCAGGAGCACCTGGCTGACCTGGGTAGCCAGGAGCACCTGGCTGACCTGGGTAACCAGGAGCACCTGGCTGACCTGGGTAACCAGGAGCACCTGGCTGACCAGGAAAGAACCCTGGTCCAGGAACAGGAACAAAGCCTGGCGCAGAGACCTGACCAGGAGCAGGAACATAACCTGGTATGGGAGGCTGGCCAGGAGCACCAATTGGTTGACCTGGATATGAAACAGGTGCCAGCATAAACGAGCTGAAGTACTGCTTCAGAGGTATAGAACCTATTACCAGTGGTGACTTGTACTCTAGGTCTGTGTGGCACCCAGAGCAATCCATTTCAAACTGCAAAAGAAAACAAAAACCCAAACTACActttaaaataatattaatatgcAAGATAAAATGTACATTATTTTAGATAATTCCAAGTACAGTAAGTCCTCAACTTACGAACACATTGAGAATTTCTGCattgtgtataatattcataatacaggAAGTCTTCAACTTATGAACATGCTGGGGACCTTTTGCACTGTGTATAATATTAtacataataatgatataataatgatattatacacaatacagaagatTCTCAATGTGTTCCTAAGTCAAGGACTTAATGTATGCATTTCTACTATGATATGATACACTAAGCAcagaagacaggacaccacaaacaGTTCTGCTTTAGtaaatacatatatgtacaaaTGAGTCATCAGCTCAGATAACCAAGACTTCACTGAATCCAGATTTTCAAACCattgtttttttttaacacaacggcagtctcccaccaaggtagggtgacccaaaaaagaagaaacactttcaccatcactcactccatcactgtcttgccagagacatgccGATACTATGGTTCAAAACTACAAATATCAAcacccataatttttttttattaacacatcagctgtttcccaccaaggcagggtgacccataaattCTTATCATAAACAAAAGCAGAATTTGGATAAAAGCACTTGCACTTACCTTAAATTCATAATCGATGTCAATGATGCGACAAAATTCCAGATGGGAGGGTGGAAGAGAAGGGATAAGCATCTCAACACCACTCCAGATGTCATCATCACCTGGTTTGATCTCGGGTCTCTTGATTTCCGCTACTTTTCTAGACTCTCTCTTGCGACTTCCTTCTGCATAGTAAGTTATAGTCTGGAAAACATTAGGtatataaaacaagtgacctgtaATGAAAGTAGGAATACAGTATATGCTGAATAATGCTTAAatatacagtaaacccttgatGTAACAAACCTTGATATAACAGCCTTTTAACATAATGGGCAAAAACCCACTATGTTTATTGTAATATAACTGAAAATTGTGTGTGCAGTCCTATTTTAAGTATAGAGTACTAATTGCTATTTTTCCCTTTTTTAACATTATTCTGTTTTAACAAACAGTCAGACAATCCCCCCAATTAGTCCATTTTATGGAGGGTTTACATGTATCATGTGCACTTTGTATTAAGTACAgattttaaatatttttcaatACCTCAAGGCCTAAAAGTTCTTCCAAGTATGTATGCTCAAAACTATACAGTGCTTTAAGATTTTAAACAGACATTACAAATTATTTGTGCCTAAAAAGCAAAGATGTATAAaatttaaaactttttttttcaacaaaccagccatatcccaccaaggtaaggtgacctaaaaaaaacaaaaaaaagaacaaTTTTCTTttgaaatttagtaatttatacaaaagAAGAGGTTACTGGTCCCTTGCTCCCTTAAAAATTTTATACAAATAACATTTCATTAAGTTTTGAAGAATGGAAAACATTCCTATGTCAGAATCCTGGGAATGCATCTGGAATATGTCACATGTACATTCATACCAAATACTTCCCCCTCATGAGCCTAGTGTGGTCTGTCTCATGCttctgatctttttttttttcagcattcTACAGTTTCTGCTCACGTGGAGATAATCATTTGTTTAGTGGCAGTACCACAGCACTTTTAAATCTAGCTAGCACCTGGCACATGACAAGTGGCCCTCaccagagagatagacagagagagagagagagagagagagagagagagagagagagagagagagagagagagagagagagagagagagagagacagagagagagacagagagagagacagagagagagagacagagagagagacagagagagagacagagagagagacagagagagagacagagagagagacagagagagagacagagagagagacagagagagacagagagagagacagagagagagacagagagagagacagagagagagacagagagagagacagagagagagacagagagagagacagagagagagacagagagagagacagagagagagacagagagagagacagagagagagacagagagagagacagagagagacagagagacagagagagagacagagagagagacagagagagacagagagagagacagagagagagacagagagagacagagagagagacagagagagacagagagagagacagagagagagacagagagagagacagagagagagacagagagagagacagagagagagacagagagacagagagagagacagagagagacagagagagagacagagagagagagagagagagacagagagagagacagagagagagacagagagagagagagagagagagagagagagagagagacagagagagagacagagagagagacagagagagagacagagagagagacagagagagagacagagagagagacagagagagacagagagagagacagagagagagacagagagagagacagagagagagacagagagagagacagagagagagacagagagagagacagagagagagacagagagagagacagagagagagacagagagagagacagagagagagacagagagagagagagagagagagacagagagacagagagagagacagagagagagacagagagagagacagagagagagacagagagagagacagagagagagacagagagagagacagagagagagagagagagagacagagagagagacagagagagacagagagagagacagagagagagacagagagagagacagagagagagacagagagagagacagagagagagacagagagagagacagagagagagacagagagagagacagagagagagacagagagagagacagagagagagacagagagagagacagagagagagacagagagagagacagagagagagacagagagagagacagagagagacagagagagagacagagagagagacagagagagagacagagagagacagagagagagacagagagagagacagagagagagagagagcattcaGGTGGTCTTGTTGGCACAATAAATGAATGTTGCTGGGTGAGTGGAAGCAGTATGATACTACAACGATCTCAGAAGCAAAAGATAAACCAATTTGAAGTAAGAGAAAGTCGAGTACTTGGCATGAATGTCATTGTGGCAAATTCCACGTGGGCTTGACTACAGAAAATTTTTATATACAGTATTCAGAATTTAATTTATAAAACTCCTCCTAGGTGGCTATAAAACTCAAGTTATACAGAAATAGCCCAcaaataggagaaagaaacttatgatgatgttttggtccaactagttaatggtccaagttggactgaaatgtcACAAGtgtctttctcctatgtgtgggttacttgagtactgttccagtcatggtattatgccTGTTTTGTTCTCAGTTATATGCAGTATACTACAGAACACAAGCCCAAGATAAGTGTAGAAAGATACATACACTAAGAGGTACGTATCTCTTGTTGTTCACTTTAGTCCTACAATCCCTATTTGAgggattaaagtatccttgactggtgatGTTCTGATAACATATAGCTTCAATGACCCACAGTAGTTAGTAAGATTTAAATTTAATAAATCAATCAACCAATGAAAACATCTAAAATACAGAAAAAATTTACAGTAAAAAAATTATTGATTTGCAATTTGCAGGATATTTTATTGTCCGAGACACCACCTGGTACCTTGTCATTTGGTGACATTTGTCTATATCTTGTTATAAaatcatacatatacataaacaaCCTCAaaggggaaagggaggaggagaTGAAACGATATACTgaagttaataaaaaaaaatcaagggTCTACACTGCCCAATTTTAGTAGGAGGTTCATATTCTCATTATATTTATGCAGCTGTTGCAGTCAGCTATATGGGTTCAGCACTCCcacatgaataaaaaaaataataattatattcatgcagagcgctaaacccatacatGTCAGTCAGCACGAGGAATTAATTAAACTCGACCCCTCTGTCTATTACTCATGAAACTATGATgaatatgtggagcagtgggccaccagcagcaacagcctggttgaccaggcaaacaccagaagagcctggcccatggctaggCTCCAGGAGGAAATAAACTCAGAACTCCTCAAAGGTTTACAAAAGGCAATGAAAATTCACAGGTGCAGTAAGGATTTCTCTAGCAGAAAGTTCACTATTTTGAACAAGTGTGAGTATTTTAAGAGTATTTTAATcataaaatattatctttaagATATTGTCTGGAAAGAAGTAAAATGATAAAAAGTATGAAAAACTTGAACATATCCTTCCATCAGCAATGACCAAGGAAATATAATATTGCTTATGTGTCTATTTAAAACAACTGTTAGTATCAATTCCCAAGATTATCCCTTCCATTCCTGGCCCAGAATTACATCTCGTTGGACATTAAACACAATATACCCCGCTATGGCACTCAACATAACAGAATGTATTAATACCTAAGATCAACAGAATGAGCCAGACTATTTTTAGTTAAttattttaacacaccagcctcTGCAATTGAGGtaagtgacccaaaaaagaggaaacacttttACAGTCACTTGTtcaattactgtcttgccagaagcatgctgacaccacagttcagatgTCCTCCAAACTATAAcatctccatccttccttcagagtgcaggcacaggtGCTTCttacctctaggactcaagtccagctaaccatttTCACTCATTATTTAAGCAAAATATGtgtaatattttttataatgAAAGTCTTTTAAGAACACTGGTACGGTAGTGTTACTGCACTCCAGCTGGTGCACCAGCTGACAGATAGAAATAGTACCACGACATGAATGACTATCACTAACACCAACAGCAGAACAACCAGTAACAGCCTTATCAGTAGCACTACTAGCAACACTATCAGTAGCACTACTAGCAGTACCATCAATAGCAACATAGATAGCACTACAGTACTAGCAACAGCATGAGTAaaacaacaggagcagcatcagtagcacctcTCTGCATTTCACAGGTAAGCAAGAGGATGCGCTACCTACTGTTAATAACTTCAAATGCCTCCCCATTTTTTTTGACAAGTCACAAGCACCAAGCTGAAGGATCATATAGCCATATTTCCTTAAATACAGTTCTGTCCATATTGAAAGCCCATAGAAAATCATTAAAGATGTAATAAGGATTACAATAGTAAGAAGGTTAAGAGAAAGACCACATTTTGCCTCAAGTTATAATGCTAAGAAGCTGACCACTGTTGCCAAGTATTAGCATATACATTAGGTATACAagtaggtagtaagttggtagatggcaaccatccagggaggtactaccgtcctgtcaagcgAATGTGGAATGGAAACCTGTTAATTATTTTGCATTCTGGTAGGATTGATGATCTTTTCTTTCTATCATGGACATGTAAATCTTACAACCTTCTATGTACATTTAGCATACACACAGCTTTACTTTCCAATTTGCTTCTTAAAAGTTCTTAATCCTTTAACATTTCCTCTCCAATCTAAGACTGGCCTGAGGGGAAGATAACAGTAAAgttttttttaacacgctggccgtctcccactgaggtggggtaacctgaagaagaaacactttcaccatcattcacactatcattgtcttgccagaggcatgcagatacgacagttcagatgtccctctacacagcaaatatctcaaacccctcctgaAAAGATAACAGTATATATACAGCATACTGGTTTTTGGGAGAGGGGGAAAAAGGATGCAAATTATTTCAGTTAATCCATACTTTTCATTTCTTGTATATACACCATCAGTGTTAAGAAAAGTATGCAAGAGCTCATCTTCAATAATATGATGGGGTCTATGAGAAAATTATGATTGCCTAACATAAATTTCCTAAAGACAGACTTTCGCAGAATGAATTTTGTACCGTCATTATGCAGGGAAGAGAGGAATGCCCTAAATGCCTGGGGCAAATCAAAGTGACATCAGGTAACATTTGCTTTAAAAAGCACAATGTTATTGTTGGAATTAATATAAGAATGAATGGAAGAGTTTTAATCCCAATATATGAAGTTGATAAGGTACTGTATCACAAGGGTAACTTTGAGTGGTATGACTGTGAAGAAATGTATGTGAATCTTGTAAGCAAGGCTGTCAGGAAACTGAAGCAATAAAGCACATCTCATACATGCCCGAGAGTAGAGACTACAAAACTCTATACACGGCACAAGTTTCCTCTCACCTTGAAAATGCACCACACTTCGATTTCTTGCCTCATCCCAGCTCTTACTTCTGGACCATGTAGAGGATCATGCTAGATGATTCCTCTATCATCTGGAGCCAGCCTGGATGAACCTGTTATTTCAGTAGAGCTTTGATCACTAGAGCTGTCGGCATCCTTATTATGTACAAAACCATTGTTCTCAGGCTCCCCCATCTGACCCAATGTTAAGGATAGCCAGAAGACAACTATCACACCTCATGAAGGGCAACCATAAAGATTTGCTATTGTTTCCTGTGATTTATAAAGCACTAAAACAATTCAGATAGAGTATTCAATGTTTTTAAattaaaacatttaaaaaatcATTGAACCTTAGACTGGTAACAAAATATATAAACTGAGACCCAAAATTCATCACAGTCAACCATTTTAGACCTTAGAACAACTTTTTTAGGTAAAGTATGACTTAGTTCCTGTGAAAAATTAACCTGGTCCATGCAACGTATCATGGGAGTTAAGTTCAAGATCACATTTGAAACCATAATGAGGGCAATATTACTTGAGTAAGAGTCAAGTCAAGAGCATTCTCAGGCATAGCATCATAGTAACAGTGACGCAAATTGCGGTAAAGATTGTGAGGgattttacattattattattataatcaaaaagaagcgctaagccacaaggactatacagcaagagGGATTTTACAGTAATGGGAATCCTCTGAGAGAAGTGACAAAAATGCAAGTCATCTAATGCAAGATACAGCTGGCTCTTCAACCTCACATACTCCTAAGCCCTTATCCGTACACAAAAAATGGCATTTACTgcattaaataaaaaaaagtggtgatgatgaacatcCCATAAACTAGAATGATGCAAGATGCTTAGTGGCATATGGTGATTACTGTCACAGGGTGTTCACTGTACTACCATGCTGAACCTACTACTCTGGCCTAAGTATTACTCAGAACAACTGCAATAATATTTCATAACAGGGGACATAAAAAATAGTTCCCATCATGATCCATGATTATATTATTGAGTGAGCTTTATATTTATGAAGAATATACCATTTCTGGTGGGTGTGCAGTTTTCATCTAGCACACCCAGAATATATGTCCCTGAAAATGTTCTCCTAGGGAAAAAGTAATGTGATGCAATAGAGTCCTCAACTAACACTTCCTTTTATCTTGAAAGTCTTCTGCTCCaaacactgctgctgcaccaacatCACAATCCTCCTCACTTGATTACCAACACTGAGAAAACTTCTAAATTCACGCACTGCCTACAGTCACAACTTCCGGCATATGCTTACTGGTGATGGCTTTCTATAAATCATTGATGTTGTGAAGATACTTTATCAAGACATGTTCACATCAAGTGTTGTACTATTATCCAACATATTCACTATGCAGTTTAAAACAAGCAGAAGCATGTCTTGATGCTAATTCAAGAGTGTAATTAcacattttaaccctttcagggtccgtcccgtagatctacggctttacgttcagggtccaaaccgtagatctacgccatgagctcagctcactctgataaactgtgagtggtacatttgggcctagatatgagagaatacatctatgtggtatgtgtgcaccacataaaacagatcctgcagcacactgtgtataatgagagaaaaaaaatgaaatcatgatttttcgattaaaacagcaactttgcagtgttttttcgtatcttttttatagttgtatttgcgatttcttggtctcatttgatagaatggaagacatattacagaaatagagatgattttgattggttttagcactggaaatggcttgaaactgagctcaaagtagcagaaatgttaaatttttgccgatattcaagagtaaacaaacgacctcacacgtctaatacacgtcagctggtgggtctaatatacattcacaaatatggtgatgatatttatacaattattacagtattgcataacagtaaatcttctattttttggtgtgaataaaaattcattatgtgaataaaaaatcaaaatggaatttatttgtaaagcctcaaaacataactaatgaacagaggaaatgttagtttagtgccaggaatgcctacattgttcattctggaccctattttgaaattggaatattttgaactttgtgttaaattggccaaattaacaatttccgatcactttattttgtagttgaaacagttgacttggtgatttcttgtgctcaatcgatagaatagaagtaatactagtgaaatagctaagaatttggttgattggaataatgtaattggcctaaaatgggagtcaaagtcggcaaaatcgccgattcgtaaatatcgctgacacatcaaaattcgcgagagcataatttcgtcaattttccaccaaatttcgtactttttgttttattaccttcacaaaaagattctctacgatttcataagaaaaaataacaaattttttttttttaaattcttggacactggtgcgtgactccagatttgggccttggaccctgaaagggttaagctacTCGAGAAGAGCTATGATCGTGGTACCCCATCTTCATTAATATGCTCATCATAATTTAGTTTAAATTTTCAATGGTTGTAGCATTTATTCCTCTTTCAATTTATTCCGTTCTTCCACCACTCACTTTGGATGAAAAATTTCCCCAGTATTCCTTAAGCTCTATTTTTTTCCT
This DNA window, taken from Cherax quadricarinatus isolate ZL_2023a chromosome 59, ASM3850222v1, whole genome shotgun sequence, encodes the following:
- the LOC138854430 gene encoding uncharacterized protein, with protein sequence MTVQNSFCESHLFYIPNVFQTITYYAEGSRKRESRKVAEIKRPEIKPGDDDIWSGVEMLIPSLPPSHLEFCRIIDIDYEFKFEMDCSGCHTDLEYKSPLVIGSIPLKQYFSSFMLAPVSYPGQPIGAPGQPPIPGYVPAPGQVSAPGFVPVPGPGFFPGQPGAPGYPGQPGAPGYPGQPGAPGYPGQPGAPGYPGQLPPSGYPDNPTALTFPGQLPYNPNIPPADYSGPVTPSAPTFPGMQQYPGMPLPTYNQCMFGVMKYNEGDSEEENHDQNDSKFAPHYVSYTLANSKHQQSGGDVTAAVVDVVATANVRLSSTSSSSSSEHCSGVDKAPFIIHHQDHHSHSDFEHEHESHQPEAKPVHKSHSNSCSEAGSDPAPIAKPETKSSSSSSSSSSSSETEPEPEPEPEPEPEPEPEPEPEPEPEPEPEPEPEPEPEPEPEPEHE